Proteins co-encoded in one Bradyrhizobium sp. 170 genomic window:
- a CDS encoding DUF4864 domain-containing protein: MRAVVLLLAFLLGLAAPATADDVAAAQSIIRAQEQAFSRNDAAAAYSHAAPEIKQLFPQADIFMQMVEQAYAPVYRHKSFEFGEARSANGRIAQRVHIVDDNGEAWEAMYTLEQQPDGSLKITGCSLLKAGQSA; encoded by the coding sequence ATGCGCGCCGTCGTCCTGCTTCTTGCTTTTTTGCTCGGCCTCGCTGCTCCAGCCACGGCCGACGACGTCGCCGCTGCACAAAGCATTATCCGCGCGCAGGAGCAGGCGTTCAGCCGTAACGATGCCGCGGCGGCCTATTCGCATGCCGCGCCCGAGATCAAACAGCTCTTTCCGCAGGCCGACATCTTCATGCAGATGGTCGAGCAGGCCTACGCGCCGGTCTATCGCCACAAGAGTTTCGAATTCGGCGAGGCGCGCTCCGCCAATGGCCGGATCGCCCAGCGCGTCCACATCGTCGACGACAATGGCGAAGCCTGGGAGGCGATGTATACGCTGGAGCAGCAACCGGATGGCAGTTTGAAGATCACCGGGTGCTCATTGTTGAAGGCCGGGCAGTCGGCCTAA